A portion of the Parasedimentitalea marina genome contains these proteins:
- a CDS encoding trypsin-like peptidase domain-containing protein gives MIRAALIALIVVVAAPLAAQTKVPSSQAEISLGFAPLVKEAAPAVVNIYAKIVTQERQRTQFSNDPFFDDFFRGLTKPQPRVQNSLGSGVILSADGIVVSNYHVVGMATDIRVVTTDRREYNARVVLADQASDLAILQLEEAADLPFLDLRNSDQVEVGELALAIGNPFGVGQTVSSGIISGLARTGTASGEGFGYYLQTDAAINPGNSGGALIDVNGDLIGINTRILSRSGGSNGIGFSIPANLVREFVHQAQNGAEEFQRPWAGMSGQPVDADMAASLGMDRPEGMVISDLHGASPFAKVGFEVGDVITAVEGQVVNSPSEMVFRMSVVGMGGQATITRLRGTEVDDLDVEMMAAPDSPSADLLQMNERSVLPGLVVARINPVVILRLGLPLNAQGVVITNPGSSGARVGLRPGDVVQDINGEAVANTADVPTLLETSGRRVKMNLLRGGQQLNLQFRL, from the coding sequence ATGATCCGCGCAGCCCTTATTGCCCTTATTGTTGTTGTCGCAGCGCCGCTGGCAGCTCAGACCAAAGTGCCCAGCTCGCAGGCTGAAATCAGTCTTGGCTTTGCGCCGCTTGTCAAAGAGGCCGCGCCGGCGGTTGTGAATATCTATGCCAAGATCGTTACCCAGGAACGCCAGCGTACGCAGTTTTCAAACGATCCGTTCTTTGACGACTTCTTTCGGGGTTTAACCAAGCCGCAGCCGAGGGTTCAAAATTCCTTGGGGTCGGGGGTGATCCTGTCGGCGGATGGCATTGTTGTGTCGAACTATCATGTTGTTGGCATGGCCACCGATATCCGGGTGGTGACCACCGACCGGCGCGAATATAATGCGCGTGTCGTGCTGGCGGATCAGGCCAGCGATCTGGCCATCCTGCAGCTGGAAGAGGCCGCCGATTTGCCCTTTCTGGACCTGCGCAACAGCGATCAGGTCGAGGTTGGTGAATTGGCGCTGGCCATTGGGAACCCGTTTGGTGTTGGGCAAACCGTAAGCAGTGGCATCATTTCCGGGTTGGCGCGAACCGGCACCGCAAGTGGCGAAGGGTTCGGCTATTACCTGCAGACGGATGCTGCGATCAACCCGGGCAACTCGGGCGGCGCGCTGATTGACGTCAATGGCGATCTGATTGGCATCAACACGCGTATTCTTAGCCGGTCTGGCGGGTCGAACGGTATTGGCTTTTCGATCCCGGCCAACTTGGTGCGCGAATTTGTGCATCAGGCGCAAAATGGTGCCGAGGAATTTCAGCGTCCCTGGGCTGGCATGTCGGGCCAGCCGGTCGATGCGGATATGGCGGCCTCGTTGGGGATGGATCGTCCCGAGGGCATGGTGATCTCGGATCTTCATGGGGCCAGTCCGTTTGCCAAGGTCGGATTCGAAGTGGGCGATGTGATCACTGCGGTCGAAGGCCAGGTGGTCAATTCTCCTTCGGAGATGGTGTTTCGCATGTCGGTTGTCGGAATGGGCGGGCAGGCGACAATCACCCGCTTGCGCGGCACTGAGGTGGATGATCTGGACGTGGAAATGATGGCTGCGCCTGATAGCCCGTCGGCGGATCTGCTGCAGATGAACGAAAGGTCGGTGCTGCCGGGTCTGGTGGTGGCGCGTATCAATCCAGTGGTCATCCTGCGTCTGGGGTTGCCGCTAAACGCCCAGGGGGTGGTGATCACCAATCCGGGATCAAGTGGCGCCCGCGTGGGGCTGCGCCCGGGAGACGTGGTGCAGGATATCAATGGGGAGGCTGTTGCCAATACCGCCGATGTTCCCACGTTGCTTGAGACTTCGGGGCGACGGGTGAAAATGAACCTGCTGCGCGGCGGCCAGCAGCTGAACCTGCAGTTCCGGTTGTAA
- a CDS encoding ATP12 family chaperone protein has protein sequence MSTWKQKRFWKQVSVAESQGRFAIELDGRRVKTPAKVDLLLPTRAMAEAIAVEWEAQVDAVNPHTMPCTRSANAALDKVQMQHSEVADMLAEYGDSDLLCYRADSPVELVQRQSEQWDPALDWAASELNVRLQTRRGIQHQPQDVEALQSLRDRVQALSDFQLAAFHDLVGMSGSLILGFAAAAGWRSPAEIWTLSRLDESWQEEQWGPDEEAQAEAEIKRQAFLHAKRFYDFC, from the coding sequence ATGAGTACTTGGAAGCAAAAGCGATTCTGGAAACAGGTTTCTGTGGCCGAATCACAGGGCCGATTCGCCATTGAACTGGACGGGCGGAGGGTCAAAACTCCCGCAAAGGTAGATTTGCTCCTTCCCACACGTGCTATGGCCGAGGCAATTGCAGTGGAATGGGAGGCCCAGGTTGATGCGGTGAACCCGCATACAATGCCCTGCACGCGATCGGCCAATGCAGCGCTGGACAAAGTCCAGATGCAACATTCTGAAGTGGCTGACATGCTAGCCGAATATGGTGATTCTGACTTGTTGTGTTACCGGGCTGATAGTCCGGTTGAACTGGTTCAACGGCAATCAGAGCAGTGGGATCCGGCGCTGGACTGGGCGGCTTCGGAACTGAATGTCAGGCTACAAACCCGTCGCGGCATCCAGCATCAACCGCAGGATGTAGAGGCCCTGCAGAGCCTACGGGATAGGGTTCAGGCCCTGTCAGACTTCCAATTGGCTGCGTTTCACGATTTGGTCGGTATGTCAGGATCATTGATTCTGGGCTTCGCAGCTGCCGCTGGCTGGCGCAGCCCAGCCGAGATCTGGACCTTGTCGCGTTTGGATGAATCTTGGCAGGAAGAGCAATGGGGACCAGACGAAGAAGCCCAGGCTGAAGCTGAAATTAAGCGGCAGGCTTTTCTTCACGCCAAGCGGTTTTACGACTTTTGCTAG
- a CDS encoding replication-associated recombination protein A encodes MADLFDSGTAQGEGQPEPNRPLADRLRPRTLEQVIGQSQVLGPEAPLGVMLASGSLTSLVFWGPPGVGKTTIARLLADETDLHFVQISAIFSGVADLKKVFEAAKIRRQNGRGTLLFVDEVHRFNKAQQDGFLPHMEDGTILLVGATTENPSFELNAALLSRSQVLVLERLSLVDLELLTQRAEKELARALPLDADARDALHEMADGDGRALLNLIEQVAAWTVGKPLNRDALATRLMRRAAKFDKSGDEHYNLISALHKSIRGSDPDAALYWLGRMLEGGEDPRFLARRLTMMSTEDIGLADPQANTVCLNAWQTYERLGSPEGELALANAAVYLALAPKSNAVYVGIKAARRLAKQTGSAPPPKHIMNAPTKLMAEQGYGDGYAYDHDSEDGFSGQNYFPDGVKHPVLYQPVERGFERELKRRVDYFAKLRAQRNS; translated from the coding sequence ATGGCGGATCTGTTTGACAGCGGCACAGCACAGGGGGAGGGTCAGCCCGAACCCAACCGGCCTTTGGCCGACCGGCTGCGACCGCGGACATTGGAGCAGGTCATTGGCCAGTCACAGGTCCTGGGCCCCGAGGCTCCCTTGGGGGTGATGCTGGCCTCGGGGTCCCTGACGTCCTTGGTTTTCTGGGGACCACCCGGTGTGGGTAAAACCACCATCGCCCGTCTTCTGGCGGATGAAACAGACCTTCATTTTGTGCAGATCAGTGCGATTTTTTCCGGGGTGGCGGATCTGAAGAAGGTGTTTGAGGCTGCTAAAATCCGGCGTCAGAATGGCCGCGGCACGCTGTTGTTCGTGGACGAGGTGCACCGCTTTAACAAAGCGCAGCAGGACGGGTTTCTGCCGCATATGGAAGACGGCACCATCCTGTTGGTGGGCGCCACCACCGAGAACCCCAGTTTTGAGCTGAACGCCGCGTTGCTGAGCCGATCGCAGGTGCTGGTGCTGGAGCGGCTGTCGCTGGTGGATCTGGAGCTGCTGACGCAGCGGGCCGAAAAGGAACTGGCGCGGGCCTTACCGCTGGATGCGGATGCGCGTGATGCACTGCACGAAATGGCCGATGGCGATGGGCGCGCCTTGTTGAACCTGATCGAACAAGTGGCTGCCTGGACCGTGGGCAAGCCGTTGAACCGGGATGCGCTGGCGACGCGGTTGATGCGGCGGGCGGCGAAATTCGATAAATCCGGTGACGAGCATTACAATCTGATCTCGGCCTTGCACAAATCCATTCGGGGGTCAGACCCGGATGCGGCACTGTATTGGCTGGGGCGGATGCTGGAAGGCGGCGAGGACCCGAGGTTTCTGGCCCGTCGGCTGACCATGATGTCGACCGAGGATATCGGTCTGGCAGATCCGCAGGCAAATACCGTCTGTCTGAATGCCTGGCAAACATATGAGCGATTGGGCAGCCCGGAAGGCGAGCTGGCGCTGGCCAATGCGGCGGTCTATCTGGCCTTGGCGCCCAAATCGAATGCGGTCTATGTGGGCATCAAGGCGGCGCGTCGTCTGGCCAAACAGACCGGCAGCGCCCCGCCGCCCAAACATATCATGAATGCGCCGACTAAGCTGATGGCCGAGCAGGGCTATGGCGATGGATATGCCTATGATCATGATTCTGAGGATGGGTTCTCGGGGCAGAATTACTTTCCGGACGGTGTGAAACACCCGGTGTTGTATCAGCCGGTTGAGCGGGGGTTTGAGCGCGAGTTGAAGCGGCGGGTGGATTATTTTGCCAAATTACGCGCGCAACGCAATAGTTAG
- the crcB gene encoding fluoride efflux transporter CrcB: MFYTVLYVACGGAIGAACRYLTGLGVIRLLGHHPFPVAVILVNVIGSFLMGAFVVVAAHRGLTHLSPFVMTGLLGGFTTFSAFSLETVHLIERGALGQAALYVLLSVGLSVGGLFIGLMVTKGVLT, encoded by the coding sequence ATGTTTTATACCGTCTTATATGTCGCTTGTGGTGGCGCAATCGGGGCTGCGTGCCGATACCTGACAGGCCTGGGCGTGATCCGGCTGCTGGGACATCATCCGTTTCCGGTTGCGGTCATCCTGGTGAATGTCATCGGATCGTTTCTGATGGGGGCCTTTGTGGTTGTCGCTGCGCATCGCGGTTTGACGCATCTTAGCCCCTTTGTGATGACCGGGCTGCTGGGTGGGTTCACCACGTTCTCGGCGTTCTCGCTCGAGACGGTTCATTTGATCGAACGCGGTGCTCTGGGGCAGGCGGCACTTTATGTGCTGCTGTCCGTTGGGCTGTCGGTGGGCGGTTTGTTTATTGGCCTGATGGTCACAAAAGGGGTGCTGACATGA
- a CDS encoding RluA family pseudouridine synthase, with protein sequence MSGVQKIIVADDDTDQRLDRWLRRLFPHVSQGRIEKMCRKGDLRVDGGRVKSSTRVMAGQTVRVPPLPASDLRPNDTQRRISEADIKMIQSCVIYRDDHVIALNKPHGLAVQGGSGQSRHVDGLAAALCFELDEKPKLVHRLDKDTSGVLLLARTRMAAQALTAAFRHRETRKIYWAVVAGVPHPKSGMIKTGLVKAHGHGPGGEGEKMYNIHPRDIDDTPGAKKAVTDYSLLEAAGKRAAWMALSPVTGRTHQLRAHMGELGHPIVGDGKYGGSGQENLGDGWGSQLGDEISKKLHLHARSIKIQHPENKSVLHITAPLPKHMQDTWDYFQWDPREVPEDPFEEEE encoded by the coding sequence ATGAGCGGCGTACAGAAAATTATCGTTGCGGACGACGACACGGACCAACGTCTGGACCGCTGGCTGCGGCGGTTGTTCCCGCATGTCAGTCAGGGTCGCATCGAAAAGATGTGCCGCAAGGGTGACCTGCGGGTTGACGGCGGTAGGGTGAAGTCCTCGACCCGGGTAATGGCTGGACAAACCGTGCGCGTGCCACCGCTGCCTGCCAGTGACCTGCGACCCAATGATACCCAGCGTCGGATTTCCGAGGCCGACATCAAGATGATCCAGTCTTGCGTAATCTACCGCGACGATCACGTCATAGCGCTGAACAAGCCGCATGGGCTGGCGGTGCAGGGCGGCAGCGGGCAAAGCCGCCATGTGGACGGTCTGGCCGCGGCACTGTGTTTCGAGCTGGACGAAAAGCCCAAGCTGGTGCACCGGCTGGACAAGGACACCTCGGGTGTATTGCTACTGGCGCGGACCCGAATGGCCGCTCAGGCGCTGACGGCAGCGTTCCGGCACCGTGAAACCCGCAAGATATACTGGGCCGTGGTCGCGGGCGTGCCGCATCCCAAAAGCGGGATGATCAAGACCGGTCTGGTCAAGGCACATGGCCACGGACCGGGCGGTGAGGGTGAAAAGATGTACAACATCCACCCGCGCGACATTGACGACACTCCTGGCGCCAAGAAGGCTGTGACCGACTATTCGCTGCTAGAGGCGGCTGGTAAACGCGCAGCCTGGATGGCGTTGAGCCCTGTAACTGGGCGCACTCACCAGTTGCGGGCGCATATGGGTGAGCTGGGACATCCGATTGTCGGCGACGGCAAGTATGGTGGTTCGGGTCAGGAAAACCTTGGTGATGGCTGGGGCTCACAGCTGGGCGATGAAATTTCGAAGAAGCTGCACCTGCACGCGCGCAGCATCAAGATCCAGCACCCTGAGAACAAGTCCGTCCTGCACATCACCGCGCCCTTGCCAAAGCATATGCAGGACACCTGGGACTATTTCCAATGGGACCCAAGAGAGGTGCCCGAAGATCCGTTTGAGGAAGAGGAATGA
- a CDS encoding HAD family hydrolase — translation MSADLRLVLFDMDGTLVDSQGAITGAMAEAFAQVGHIAPSRDAILSIVGLSLDLAIEQLTPDMDAATRDAVVEAYKSSYMVSRQAAGRSHSPLYPGTSDMLATLNAVPEYLLGVATGKSQRGLDAVIAAHELTCFVTRQSADHHPSKPHPSMIHTAMAETGVAREHTVMIGDTSYDIDMGRAAGVTTIAVPWGYHPVDQLNADYIIDNFAQLAPLLHQIWKA, via the coding sequence ATGAGCGCAGACCTGCGGCTGGTTCTGTTTGATATGGATGGGACCCTGGTGGACAGCCAGGGGGCCATCACTGGCGCCATGGCTGAGGCCTTTGCGCAGGTTGGCCATATCGCGCCATCACGCGACGCGATCTTGTCGATTGTTGGGCTCTCACTGGATCTGGCAATCGAGCAATTGACCCCGGATATGGATGCCGCAACGCGGGATGCGGTGGTCGAGGCCTATAAATCGTCGTATATGGTGTCACGTCAGGCCGCAGGTCGGTCGCATTCACCATTGTACCCCGGAACCTCTGATATGCTGGCGACGCTAAACGCTGTGCCTGAGTACCTGTTGGGGGTAGCGACTGGTAAGTCGCAGCGCGGGCTGGATGCGGTGATTGCAGCGCATGAATTGACCTGTTTTGTGACCCGGCAATCGGCGGATCATCACCCCTCAAAGCCGCACCCTTCGATGATCCACACCGCAATGGCCGAAACCGGAGTGGCGCGCGAACATACCGTGATGATTGGTGACACCAGTTATGACATCGACATGGGGCGCGCGGCCGGAGTGACAACAATCGCAGTCCCCTGGGGATATCACCCGGTGGATCAGTTAAACGCCGATTATATCATCGACAATTTCGCCCAATTGGCCCCGTTATTGCACCAGATTTGGAAAGCCTGA